The following coding sequences are from one Capsicum annuum cultivar UCD-10X-F1 chromosome 3, UCD10Xv1.1, whole genome shotgun sequence window:
- the LOC107864970 gene encoding craniofacial development protein 2-like, whose amino-acid sequence MLGLGTVVRVGEEGRAGGGRGRERGGTGLGLGAKYGVRPGLEYGVRGGGGRRVTSIDRVGVRCRNGVDILVDEEPRGQVVKVKRVNDRLITIKLVIEGFTINVCSVYAPQVGLDGEEKKRFWKVLDEVVRGVPSFEKIVVAGDFNGLIGVLSEGYGDVHGGYGFGERNEEGVALLDFMRAFGMVVVNSSFPKKEDHLVTF is encoded by the exons ATGTTGGGGCTGGGGACGGTTGTTAGGGTGGGGGAAGAGGGGAGAGctggtgggggtaggggtagggaaAGAGGGGGGACTGGTTTGGGACTGGGGGCAAAGTATGGTGTTAGGCCGGGGTTAGAGTATGGAGTGAGGGGTGGTGGAGGTAGACGTGTTACAAGTATAGATAGGGTAGGAGTGAg GTGTAGAAATGGAGTAgacatcttagtagatgaagaaccTAGAGGGCAAGTAGTGAAGGTTAAGAGGGTCAACGATAGGTTGATAacgattaagttggtcattgaggGGTTTACTATAAacgtgtgtagtgtttatgcgccTCAGGTGGGCTTGGACGGTGAGGAGAAGAAGCGGTTTTGGAAGGTTTTGGATGAAGTGGTAAGAGGCGTTCCTAGCTTTGAGAaaattgttgtagcaggggatttcaatggtCTCATTGGGGTATTATCTGAAGGCTATGGTGATGTGCATGGGGGTTatggttttggggaaagaaatgaagagggaGTTGCTCTGTTGGACTTTATGAGGGCCTTTGGgatggtggtagtgaattcgagCTTTCCAAAGAAGGAGGATCACTTGGTCACCTTTTGA